A single genomic interval of Christensenellaceae bacterium 44-20 harbors:
- the miaB gene encoding tRNA (N6-isopentenyl adenosine(37)-C2)-methylthiotransferase MiaB, with translation MTQSLYEYVQTHGLKYYIETYGCQMNEHDSEKLAGILQAVGYQRAEEMQEADLILFNTCCVRDHAEKKVFGNIGALKPLSLRKKGLIVAVCGCMMQQQDVAEKLVKTFPFVKIVFGTNNMNELPSMLYAALMQKERVLNVRQSSISSSVIEDVPMQRKERPLATVNIMQGCNNFCTYCIVPYVRGREWSRAPEDILAEIRGLAQEGYQEVMLLGQNVNSYGKGAGDVDFAGLLERAATQTGIARIRFMTSHPKDISERLLEQMARHDNICKQLHLPVQSGSSRILQRMNRGYSREEYLAIVRRARQMIPGIALTTDIIVGFPGESQEDYEQTLSLVREVGYDAAFTFVYSPRNGTPAASFPEQIPEEIKQQRIVQLVELQGELTYQSNLAYVGKKERVLIEGVSRRDEQSICGRTDSGKMVNMPGPKEKIGGFVWAEILEAKRTTLLGRMLDG, from the coding sequence ATGACGCAAAGCCTATATGAGTATGTGCAAACGCACGGCCTAAAATATTATATTGAAACCTATGGCTGCCAGATGAACGAGCACGATTCGGAAAAGCTCGCAGGAATTTTGCAGGCGGTGGGCTACCAGCGGGCAGAGGAAATGCAGGAGGCAGATCTCATTTTGTTTAACACCTGCTGTGTGCGCGATCATGCAGAAAAAAAGGTTTTTGGCAATATCGGCGCCCTAAAGCCGCTTTCTCTGCGAAAAAAAGGCCTGATTGTGGCGGTCTGCGGCTGTATGATGCAGCAGCAGGATGTCGCGGAAAAACTGGTGAAGACCTTCCCGTTTGTCAAAATTGTGTTTGGGACAAACAACATGAACGAGCTGCCATCCATGCTATATGCCGCTCTGATGCAGAAAGAGCGCGTTTTGAACGTGCGGCAGAGCAGCATTTCCAGTTCAGTCATAGAAGATGTGCCCATGCAGCGCAAGGAGCGCCCGCTGGCTACGGTGAACATCATGCAGGGCTGCAACAATTTCTGCACCTACTGTATCGTTCCCTATGTGCGGGGCCGGGAATGGAGCAGGGCCCCGGAGGATATTCTGGCCGAAATCCGCGGCCTTGCCCAGGAGGGCTACCAGGAAGTGATGCTGCTGGGGCAAAACGTCAACTCGTATGGAAAAGGCGCTGGCGATGTGGATTTCGCGGGCCTTTTGGAGCGCGCCGCAACGCAAACGGGGATTGCGCGCATCCGGTTTATGACTTCGCACCCAAAGGATATTTCCGAGCGGCTTTTGGAGCAGATGGCAAGGCACGATAACATCTGCAAACAGCTGCATTTGCCCGTGCAGTCCGGCTCGAGCCGCATTTTACAGCGCATGAACCGGGGCTATTCCAGAGAGGAGTATCTGGCGATCGTCCGCAGGGCGCGGCAGATGATCCCGGGCATTGCCCTGACCACGGATATTATCGTCGGCTTCCCCGGTGAGAGCCAGGAAGATTATGAGCAGACGCTCAGCCTCGTGCGCGAAGTGGGCTACGATGCCGCGTTTACTTTCGTCTATTCTCCGCGCAACGGCACGCCGGCCGCCTCTTTTCCGGAGCAGATCCCGGAAGAGATCAAGCAGCAGCGCATTGTCCAGCTGGTCGAACTGCAAGGTGAGCTGACCTATCAGAGCAACCTGGCTTATGTCGGCAAAAAAGAGCGCGTGCTCATCGAGGGCGTGAGCCGCAGAGACGAGCAGAGCATCTGCGGGCGCACGGATTCGGGAAAAATGGTCAATATGCCGGGGCCAAAAGAAAAAATAGGCGGTTTTGTCTGGGCGGAAATACTCGAAGCGAAGCGGACGACACTGCTTGGGAGGATGCTGGATGGCTGA
- a CDS encoding GNAT family N-acetyltransferase → MEVQVLLSAPIGVKETLLRFSFYKKILAEIDFLKFGAAAPFFLRSPSPLFRFLCESRLPLFVFGAHRVILTAQGGFAMEWNIRKAKKDDESRIKELFIEMLQAIYHTQNVCGYKEGYLDKFFEDRGDFICVAEANGSIIAYLSIEVHHEPEDFIYLDDLSVSTQYRGNGIGTELIETAQKFAEEMAMPAIVLHAEKTNTGAIRLYERLGYRMMEEENTRLRMVKKLR, encoded by the coding sequence ATGGAGGTTCAAGTCCTCTTATCCGCACCAATCGGAGTAAAGGAAACTTTACTCCGATTTTCTTTTTATAAAAAAATATTGGCGGAAATAGATTTTCTCAAGTTTGGAGCAGCCGCTCCGTTTTTTCTTCGCTCCCCCTCCCCTCTCTTCCGCTTTTTGTGCGAATCAAGATTGCCCCTATTCGTTTTTGGCGCGCATCGAGTTATACTAACTGCCCAAGGAGGCTTCGCCATGGAATGGAACATCAGAAAAGCAAAAAAAGATGATGAAAGCAGAATCAAAGAACTGTTTATAGAGATGCTCCAGGCTATCTATCACACTCAAAACGTCTGCGGATATAAAGAGGGCTATCTGGATAAATTTTTTGAGGATCGCGGCGACTTCATCTGTGTGGCAGAGGCAAATGGCTCCATAATCGCCTACCTCTCCATCGAAGTGCATCATGAACCCGAAGATTTTATTTATCTGGACGATTTATCCGTTTCAACGCAATACCGCGGCAACGGGATTGGAACAGAGCTCATCGAAACCGCCCAAAAATTCGCGGAAGAAATGGCGATGCCCGCCATCGTTCTCCACGCCGAGAAAACAAATACAGGGGCGATTAGGCTATACGAGCGGCTGGGGTATCGCATGATGGAGGAAGAAAACACGCGGCTCCGGATGGTGAAGAAGCTCAGATAG